The Castor canadensis chromosome X, mCasCan1.hap1v2, whole genome shotgun sequence genome includes a region encoding these proteins:
- the LOC109675112 gene encoding melanoma-associated antigen B4-like, translating to MPRGQKSKLRLRARRQQAPGERQDTCCEATAQEEVESSPSSTPVGESTPSSSPVVCTLQECQGAALCGSPDAGLSCECSDVGAQCPEAGADDKSSSTSQEASSTQSMRRDPLGRRTNMLVQFLLEKYKMKESVKQADMLKVVSRKYKQHFPDIFRKSCERMELVFGIEVQEVNPSNYMLISKLGLSSEGSRGLPKTGIIMTLLGVIFMRGNRATEEEIWDFLNALGIYAGQRHLIFGEPRKLITKDLVQEKYLEYRQILGSDPPRYEFLWGSRALAETNKMKVLEILAKINDTVPRAFPVLYDEALRDQAARTGGRVTTGALTVARARVPCKAMSHRATQI from the coding sequence ATGCCAAGAGGGCAGAAGAGTAAACTCCGCTTACGCGCCAGGCGTCAACAAGCTCCTGGGGAGAGACAGGATACATGTTGTGAGGCAACTGCACAGGAGGAGGTGGAGTCTTCCCCCTCCTCTACTCCTGTTGGGGAGAGCACTCCCTCCAGCTCACCTGTTGTCTGCACTCTCCAGGAGTGTCAGGGAGCAGCACTCTGTGGCTCTCCTGATGCAGGTCTTTCCTGCGAATGCTCTGATGTAGGTGCCCAGTGTCCAGAGGCAGGTGCAGATGACAAAAGTTCAAGCACCTCCCAGGAGGCATCCTCCACTCAGAGCATGCGCAGAGATCCTCTTGGCAGGAGAACCAATATGTTGGTGCAGTTTCTGctggaaaagtataaaatgaaGGAGTCTGTTAAACAGGCAGATATGCTAAAAGTGGTCAGCAGGAAGTACAAGCAGCACTTCCCTGACATCTTCAGGAAATCTTGTGAGCGCATGGAGCTGGTCTTTGGTATTGAGGTGCAGGAAGTCAACCCCAGCAACTATATGCTTATCAGCAAGCTGGGCCTCTCTAGTGAAGGTAGTAGGGGCTTGCCGAAGACCGGCATCATAATGACGCTCCTGGGTGTGATCTTCATGAGGGGCAACCGTGCCACTGAGGAAGAGATATGGGATTTCCTCAATGCCTTGGGGATATATGCTGGGCAGAGGCACTTAATCTTTGGGGAGCCTCGAAAGCTCATCACCAAAGATTTGGTGCAGGAAAAGTACCTGGAGTACCGTCAGATACTTGGCAGTGATCCTCCCCGCTATGAGTTCCTATGGGGTTCCAGAGCCCTAGCTGAAACCAACAAAATGAAAGTCCTGGAAATTTTGGCCAAGATCAATGATACAGTCCCCAGGGCCTTCCCTGTTCTGTATGATGAGGCTTTGAGAGATCAAGCAGCGAGAACAGGAGGGAGAGTTACAACTGGAGCCCTTACTGTTGCCAGGGCCAGGGTTCCTTGCAAGGCCATGTCTCACAGGGCCACCCAAATTTAG